One Haliaeetus albicilla chromosome 11, bHalAlb1.1, whole genome shotgun sequence genomic window carries:
- the EPHX3 gene encoding epoxide hydrolase 3 — MLLSLCSLLLAPTRLLLALCRLVARLGVMVATVAAGVAYGLWGLGVLLRRGPRQTFRWRVRDRPPPGLADGTFGEHRYLHLKDSGLQLHYVTRGPTTAPLMLLLHGFPQNWFCWRYLLQEFGTKYRVVALDLRGYGASEKPPGKDNYRLEILLEDIRQVIEVLGTPSGREEVTSSSSVTTTSPKCILVGHDLGGVLAWEFAASHPVMVEKLVIMDAPHRSVMAGFTICHPSQLIRSSYIFLFQLPWLPELLFSLADFELVKTTLTGPQTRIQNPLRQLTEQEVDAYLYSLSQPGGLTAPINYYRNLFQDTPIPCEPPPMPTLLLWGTHDAFLDARLVPCLRHCLRPTARICLLPGASHWLPEDQPRPLARLLDDFLGGGDHHHP, encoded by the exons ATGCTCCTGTCCCTCTGCTCGCTGCTGCTGGCACCCACCCGGCTACTGCTGGCCCTCTGCCGCCTGGTGGCCCGCCTGGGGGTGATGGTGGCCACGGTGGCCGCGGGGGTGGCCTATGggctgtggggtttgggggtgctgCTACGTCGGGGACCCCGCCAGACTTTTCGGTGGCGGGTGAGGGAccgtcccccccccggcttGGCCGATGGCACTTTTGGGGAGCACCGATACCTGCACCtcaag GACTCGGGGCTGCAGCTCCACTACGTCACCCGGGGTCCCACCACGGCCCCTTTGATGTTGCTTCTCCACGGCTTCCCCCAAAACTG GTTTTGCTGGAGGTATCTGCTGCAGGAATTCGGCACCAAGTACCGGGTGGTGGCTTTGGATCTTCGCGGTTACGGAGCTTCGGAAAAGCCACCGGGCAAGGACAATTACCGGCTGGAGATCCTACTGGAGGACATCCGCCAGGTCATCGAGGTCTTGGGGACACCCAGTGGCCGTGAGGAGGTGACATCGAGCAGCAGCGTCACCACGACGTCCCCCAAATGTATCTTGGTGGGACACGACTTGGGAGGAGTTCTCGCTTGGGAGTTTGCCGCCAGTCATCCGGTCATGGTGGAGAAGTTGGTCATCATGGATGCTCCTCACCGGAGTGTCATGGCGG GTTTCACCATCTGCCACCCCTCCCAGCTCATCCGTTCCAGCTACATCTTCCTCTTCCAGTTGCCCTGGCTGCCTGAGCTCCTCTTCTCTTTGGCAGACTTCGAG CTGGTGAAGACCACCTTGACGGGACCTCAGACGAGGATCCAGAATCCGCTGCGGCAGTTGACGGAGCAGGAGGTGGACGCCTACCTCTACAGCCTCTCCCAACCGGGAGGGTTGACCGCCCCCATCAACTACTACCGGAACCTCTTCCA ggacaccccgATCCCCTGCGAGCCCCCCCCAATGCCCACCCTCCTGCTGTGGGGCACCCACGACGCCTTCCTGGACGCCCGCCTGGTGCCCTGCCTGCGCCACTGCCTGCGCCCAACCGCCCGCATCTGCCTGCTGCCCGGCGCCAGCCATTGGCTGCCCGAGGACCAGCCCCGCCCCCTCGCCCGCCTCCTGGATGACTtcctgggtgggggggaccaccaccacccatag
- the NOTCH3 gene encoding neurogenic locus notch homolog protein 3: MGGGGERARGGTRGWGGAGDPSGLGGTPLLLLLLLLLPLGAAAVLPCPEGVTPCENGGLCVLDPQGRTTCLCQPGVLGERCQLRDPCTPSPCPPGGVCQSTLRQGTLRPRCLCPPGTRRPDCTPLETPPSPPCTPSPCLNGGTCRQLGEGTFDCACLPGFEGATCETNVDDCPGHKCLHGGTCVDGVNTYNCQCPPEWTGQFCTEDVDECQLQPNACHNGGTCFNTQGGHTCVCVNGWTGESCSENIDDCATAVCFNGATCHDRVASFYCACPMGKTGLLCHLDDACVSNPCHKDAICDTNPVNGRAICTCPPGFTGGACDQDVDECSIGANPCEHFGRCVNTQGSFECRCGRGYAGPRCESDVNECLSGPCRNQATCLDRIGRFTCICMAGFSGPLCELEVDECQSSPCANGGRCHDLVNGFSCSCPPGFSGPTCQTDMDECASTPCRNGAKCLDRPNGYECRCAEGFEGPLCEHNVDDCSPDPCHHGTCLDGIASFSCACAPGFTGYRCELQLDECHSSPCRNGGKCIDRIDAYQCNCPPGTAGVNCEVNPDDCASDPCVHGVCQDGIDRYDCICQPGFTGPRCNVEINECASNPCHNGGTCVDGANGFTCLCPPGTRDAQCRPGTLPCRSSPCAHGTCRDHGDGFTCECQAGWGGPMCARREDPCATRPCRHGGTCTPVGGGYRCTCRPGYQGAQCQTEVDECASGPCHHGGTCLDGAGTYRCLCALPFTGRACEVMLAPCAPDPCDNGGICVPTPDYGGFTCRCPPGWQGERCQEDVDECGQSPCLHGGVCANRPGTFGCLCPRGYGGATCQHDLDDCHPEPCLNGGTCRDGVGTFSCSCPPGFGGPRCDTEEDECGSRPCRNGGTCSDFVNSFTCTCPPGWTGPRCQHNIPDCTDSSCFNGGTCVDGIASYTCRCRPGFTGTHCQHPADGCRGQPCLRGGTCVTTGDTYRCLCVPGYTGTQCQTPLDLCQGAPCQHGGQCRQTGATVTCLCPPPWTGSACDVPNVTCTVAAARRGIPLTQLCHGRGRCVDAGSAGHRCLCQDGYAGTYCQTPRDRCLPNPCLHGAACRSYGGGYECECPPGYVGQDCQLEVDECQSQPCQNGGTCIDLVGRYLCSCPPGTLGVLCEINEDDCAPLPGTRAPKCLHNGTCLDGVGGYGCACPPGYTGARCEGDVNECHSQPCHPPGTLACVQGANTYRCLCQPGFTGHRCQSLVNPCQSLPCRHGGRCQPDPGTPRGYACRCPPGFSGTHCESRPPSCLDFACANGGSCLPSPAGPRCLCPPGFGGPRCHPPDVTNVTCPPNACLHGGTCVPSSRPPFARCLCPPGFGGPRCQGGPPNPPEMECEGGCGGKAGDGVCHRECNTPGCQWDGGDCSLLVGDPWGHCGVPECPPLFNNSRCDRGCDSPHCLYDNFDCRPPHRACNPVYEQYCSDHFADGRCDQGCNSEECGWDGLDCAQEVPEALARGVLVVTVLLPPEELRRSSAAFLQRLSAILRTSLRFRLDPDGNYMIQPYYRPQRLRRREVAPEVIGSVVTLEIDNRLCAQASDKCFPDTRSAADYLAALSALERLQFPYPIKAVRGDKLPEAPDPVRLLPLVVVGGIILLAIAVLGVLVARRRREQSTLWFPEGFSLAKDSNRDRREPVGQDALGMKTMGKGETLMGEPSEEWLDGDCPEAKRLKVEEVGAEPQDPVDCRQWTQHHLVAADIRMPPAMALTPPQGEFDSDCMDVNVRGPDGFTPLMLASFCGGGLEAEVAEDEEGDDASAGIIGDLICQGASLGAQTDRTGETALHLAARYARADAAKRLLDAGADTNAQDNTGRTPLHAAVTADAQGVFQILIRNRSTDLDARMGDGSTALILAARLAVEGMVEELIACHADVNAVDETGKSALHWAAAVNNMEATLALLKNGANKDMQDSKEETPLFLAAREGSYEAAKILLDHFANREITDHLDRLPRDIGHERMHHDIVRLLDEYNTGRSPPGSLPPNPGLPPLLGPPTSFLPGLKPPTAGKKNRRLGGKTGGAKGRGKKLGGECPPGLESSVTLSPVDSLDSPYVPNPTSPGLFPPPGLETPFTVTLGAPMGVGRLAGGPPPRLGLGLGTVTVPFEWRSRVPPGTPCNPGLGGVHPILHPPAQGFAPALLLPHGAVGCPPPAAEALPRGPRPLSPEDGGGPHSAAPHFFKAGEEYPTAAGGAVGFGGGGAEGRYLGVPSEHPYLTPSPESPEHWASPSPRSLSDWSEATPSPAVLGPPQTQLPPPPPEQTPKMQVFA; encoded by the exons atggggggggggggggagcgggctCGGGGGGGCACCcgaggttgggggggggcaggggaccCCTCCGGCCTCGGGGGGaccccgctgctgctgctgctgctgctgctgctgccgctcgGGGCGGCTGCAG tGCTGCCGTGCCCAGAGGGGGTGACCCCCTGCGAGAATGGGGGGCTCTGCGTGCTGGACCCCCAAGGCCGGACCACCTGCCT GTGCCAGccgggggtgctgggggagcggTGCCAGCTGCGGGACCCCTGCACCCCGTCACCCTGCCCCCCTGGGGGGGTCTGCCAGAGCACCCTGCGCCAGGGCACCCTGCGCCCACGCTGCCTCTGCCCCCCAGGCACCCGCC gTCCCGACTGCACCCCCCTGGAgacccctccctcccccccctgcaccccctcccCCTGCCTGAATGGGGGGACCTGCCGCCAGCTGGGGGAGGGGACCTTCGACTGCGCCTGCCTGCCTG GCTTCGAGGGTGCCACCTGTGAGACCAACGTGGATGACTGCCCCGGGCACAAGTGTCTCCATGGGGGCACCTGCGTGGACGGCGTCAACACCTACAACTGCCAGTGCCCACCCGAGTGGACGG GCCAGTTCTGCACCGAGGATGTGGACGAGTGCCAACTGCAACCCAACGCCTGCCACAACGGGGGCACCTGCTTCAACACCCAAGGCGGTCACACCTGCGTCTGCGTCAACGGTTGGACAGGCGAGAGCTGCAGTGAGAACATTGACGACTGTGCCACCGCCGTCTGCTTCAACGGGGCCACCTGCCACGATCGCGTCGCCTCCTTCTACTGCGCCTGTCCCATGGGCAAGACGG GCCTGCTGTGCCACCTGGATGACGCCTGCGTCAGCAACCCGTGCCACAAGGATGCCATCTGCGACACCAACCCCGTCAACGGCCGCGCCATCTGCACCTGCCCCCCCGGCTTCACCGGCGGCGCCTGCGACCAGGATGTCGACGAGTGCTCCATCg GCGCCAACCCCTGCGAGCACTTTGGGCGCTGCGTGAACACGCAGGGCTCCTTCGAGTGCCGCTGTGGGCGAGGTTACGCGGGGCCGCGCTGTGAGAGCGACGTCAACGAGTGTCTGTCGGGTCCCTGCCGCAACCAGGCCACCTGCCTGGACCGCATCGGGCGCTTCACCTGCATCTGCATGGCTG GGTTCAGCGGGCCCCTCTGCGAGCTGGAGGTGGACGAGTGCCAGAGCAGCCCCTGCGCCAATGGCGGCCGCTGCCACGACCTGGTCAACGgcttctcctgctcctgcccccccg GTTTCTCGGGCCCGACCTGCCAGACAGACATGGACGAGTGCGCCAGCACGCCGTGCCGCAATGGTGCCAAGTGCCTCGATCGCCCCAATGGCTACGAGTGCCGCTGCGCCGAGG GCTTCGAAGGTCCTCTCTGCGAACACAACGTGGACGACTGCTCGCCGGACCCTTGCCACCACGGCACGTGCCTGGACGGCATCGCCAGCTTCTCCTGCGCCTGTGCCCCCGGCTTCACCGGTTACCGCTGCGAGCTCCAGCTGGACGAGTGCCACAGCAGCCCCTGCCGCAACGGCGGCAAATGCATTGACCGCATTGACGCCTACCAGTGCAACTGCCCACCCGGCACTGCCG GCGTCAACTGTGAGGTGAACCCCGATGACTGCGCCAGCGACCCCTGCGTCCACGGCGTGTGCCAGGACGGCATCGACCGCTACGACTGCATCTGCCAGCCCGGCTTCACAG GTCCCCGCTGCAATGTGGAGATCAACGAGTGCGCCTCCAACCCCTGCCACAACGGTGGCACCTGCGTCGACGGCGCCAACGGCTTCACCTGCCTCTGCCCACCGGGCACCCGCGATGCCCAGTGCCGCCCCGGCACCCTGCCCTGCCGTAGCAGCCCCTGCGCCCACGGCACCTGCCGTGACCACGGGGATGG GTTCACCTGCGAGTGCCaggcgggctgggggggccccATGTGCGCCCGCAGGGAGGACCCCTGTGCCACCCGGCCCTGCCGCCACGGGGGCACCTGCACCCCCGTGGGTGGGGGGTACCGCTGCACCTGCCGCCCAGGATACCAGG GCGCCCAGTGCCAGACGGAGGTGGACGAGTGCGCCTCGGGGCCGTGCCACCACGGGGGGACCTGCCTGGACGGCGCTGGCACCTACCGCTGCCTCTGCGCCCTGCCCTTCACAG GGCGAGCGTGCGAGGTGATGCTGGCTCCCTGTGCCCCCGACCCCTGTGACAACGGTGGCATCTGTGTCCCCACCCCTGACTACGGGGGCTTCACCTGCCGCTGCCCCCCCGGCTGGCAAG GCGAGCGCTGCCAGGAGGACGTGGACGAGTGCGGGCAGAGCCCCTGCCTGCACGGGGGGGTCTGCGCCAACCGCCCTGGCACCTTTGGGTGCCTCTGCCCCCGCGGCTATGGGGGGGCCACCTGCCAGCACGACCTCGACGACTGTCACCCCG AGCCCTGCCTGAATGGGGGGACCTGCCGGGACGGGGTGGGGACCTTctcctgctcctgtcccccTGGGTTCGGGGGTCCTCGCTGTGACACCGAGGAGGATGAGTGCGGGAGCCGTCCCTGCCGCAACGGTGGCACCTGCAGCGACTTCGTCAACAGCTTCACCTGCACCTGCCCCCCCGGCTGGACCGGCCCCCGCTGCCAGCACAACATCCCTGACTGCACCGACAG CTCCTGCTTCAACGGCGGGACCTGCGTGGACGGCATCGCCTCCTACACGTGCCGCTGCCGGCCCGGCTTCACAGGCACCCACTGCCAGCACCCAGCCGATGGGTGCCgggggcagccctgcctgcgggGGGGCACCTGCGTCACCACCGGGGACACCTACCGCTGCCTCTGCGTCCCAGGATACACCGGCACCCAGTGCCAA ACCCCCCTGGACCTGTGCCAGGGGGCACCCTGCCAGCATGGGGGGCAGTGCCGGCAAACGGGTGCCACCGTCACCTGCCTCTGTCCCCCCCCCTGGACCGGCAGCGCCTGCGACGTCCCCAACGTCACCTGCACCGTGGCGGCCGCCCGCAGAG gCATCCCCCTCACCCAGTTGTGCCACGGCCGGGGTCGCTGCGTGGATGCGGGCAGCGCCGGGCACCGCTGCCTGTGCCAGGACGGTTACGCAGGCACCTACTGCCAGACGCCGCGGGACCGCTGCCTGCCCAACCCCTGCCTGCACGGCGCTGCCTGCCGCAGCTACGGGGGGGGCTACGAGTGCGAG TGCCCGCCGGGTTACGTGGGTCAGGATTGCCAGCTGGAGGTGGACGAGTGCCAGTCGCAGCCCTGCCAGAACGGGGGCACCTGCATCGACCTCGTGGGACGTtacctctgctcctgcccccccgGCACCCTGG GCGTCCTCTGCGAGATCAACGAGGACGACTGTGCCCCCTTGCCCGGCACCCGAGCACCGAAATGCCTCCACAACGGGACCTGTCtggatggggtggggggttaCGGCTGCGCCTGCCCCCCCGGCTACACGGGTGCCCGCTGCGAGGGGGATGTCAACGAGTGCcacagccagccctgccacccccccGGCACCCTGGCGTGCGTGCAGGGTGCCAACACCTACCGCTGCCTCTGCCAGCCCGGCTTCACcg GGCACCGGTGCCAGAGCCTGGTGAACCCCTGCCAGTCTTTGCCGTGCCGCCACGGCGGGCGCTGCCAGCCCGACCCCGGCACCCCACGTGGCTACGCCTGCCGCTGCCCACCC GGTTTCAGTGGCACCCACTGCGAGAGCCGGCCGCCCTCCTGCCTGGACTTTGCCTGCGCCAatggaggcagctgcctgccgTCCCCCGCTGGCCCCCGCTGCCTCTGCCCCCCTGGCTTCGGGGGTCCCCGGTGCCACCCCCCCGATGTCACCAACGTCACCTGTCCCCCCAACGCTTGTCTCCATGGCGGCACCTGCGTCCCCTCGTCCCGTCCCCCCTTCGCCCGCTGTTTGTGCCCTCCGGGTTTCGGGGGTCCCCGATGCCAAGGGGGTCCCCCGAACCCCCCTGAAATGGAATGCGAggggggatgcggggggaaagCGGGGGACGGGGTTTGTCACCGGGAATGTAACACCCCTGGGTGTCAGTGGGACGGGGGGGACTGTTCCCTCTTGGTGGGGGACCCTTGGGGACACTGCGGGGTCCCCGAGTGTCCCCCCCTTTTTAACAACAGCCGTTGTGACCGGGGGTGTGACAGCCCCCACTGCCTCTACGACAACTTCGACTGCCGGCCCCCCCACAGGGCCTGCAA ccccgTCTACGAGCAATACTGCTCCGACCACTTCGCCGATGGGCGCTGCGACCAAGGTTGCAACAGCGAAGAGTGCGGTTGGGACGGGTTGGATTGCGCCCAGGAGGTCCCCGAGGCACTGGCCCGGGGGGTGCTGGTTGTCACCGTCCTCCTGCCCCCCGAGGAGCTGCGTCGGAGCAGCGCCGCCTTCCTCCAGCGGCTCAGTGCCATCCTGCGCACTTCCCTGCGCTTCCGCCTTGATCCCGACGGCAACTACATGATCCAACCCTACTATCGACCCCAACGGCTGCGGAGGAGGGAGGTGGCCCCCGAGGTCATCGG CTCGGTGGTGACGCTGGAGATCGACAACCGCCTGTGCGCCCAGGCGTCCGACAAGTGCTTCCCCGACACCCGCAGCGCTGCCGACTACCTGGCCGCCCTCTCCGCCCTGGAGCGTCTCCAGTTCCCCTATCCCATCAAGGCCGTGCGCG gTGACAAGCTACCCGAGGCACCGGACCCGGTgcggctgctgccactggtggtggtggggggcaTCATCCTGCTGGCCATCGCGGTACTGGGAGTACTGGTGGCCCGGCGTAGGCGGGAGCAGAGCACCCTCTGGTTCCCCGAGGGCTTCAGCCTGGCCAAGGACAGCAACAGGGACCGCCGGGAACCCGTGGGGCAGGACGCCCTGGGCATGAa GAccatggggaagggggagacCCTCATGGGCGAACCCTCGGAGGAGTGGCTGGACGGCGACTGCCCTGAGGCCAAAAGGCTGAAG GTGGAGGAGGTGGGCGCAGAGCCCCAGGACCCCGTGGACTGCCGGCAGTGGACCCAGCACCACCTGGTCGCCGCCGACATCCGCATGCCGCCCGCCATGGCCCTGACGCCGCCCCAGGGCGAGTTCGACTCTGACTGCATGGATGTCAACGTCCGCGGGCCAG ATGGCTTCACACCACTGATGCTGGCCTCCTTCTGCGGGGGCGGCCTGGAGGCCGAGGTGGCCGAGGACGAGGAGGGTGACGACGCCTCGGCCGGCATCATCGGTGACCTCATCTGCCAGGGCGCCAGCCTGGGCGCCCAGACGGACCGCACCGGCGAGACCGCCCTGCACCTCGCCGCCCGCTACGCCCGCGCCGACGCCGCCAAGCGCCTGCTGGACGCTGGCGCCGACACTAACGCCCAGGACAACACGGGGCGCACGCCGCTGCATGCCGCTGTCACTGCCGATGCTCAGGGTGTCTTCCAG atCCTGATCCGTAACCGCTCCACGGACCTGGACGCCCGCATGGGTGACGGCTCCACCGCCCTCATCCTGGCGGCCCGGCTGGCGGTGGAGGGGATGGTGGAGGAGCTGATCGCCTGCCACGCCGATGTCAACGCTGTCGATGAGACCG ggaAGTCTGCCCTGCACTGGGCCGCCGCCGTCAACAACATGGAGGCGACGCTGGCGCTGCTGAAGAACGGGGCTAACAAGGACATGCAGGACAGCAAG GAGGAGACCCCCCTCTTCCTGGCTGCCCGCGAAGGCAGCTACGAAGCCGCCAAGATCCTCCTGGATCATTTCGCCAACCGAGAGATCACGGATCACCTGGACCGGCTCCCGCGGGATATCGGCCACGAGCGGATGCACCACGACATCGTCCGCCTCTTGGACGAGTACAACACGGGGCGCAGCCCCCCGGGATCACTGCCCCCCAATCCCGGTTTACCCCCGCTCCTCGGTCCCCCAACTTCTTTCCTACCCGGGCTCAAGCCCCCCACCGCCGGCAAGAAGAACCGACGGTTGGGGGGCAAAACGGGGGGGGCCAAAGGGCGGGGCAAGAAATTGGGGGGCGAGTGTCCCCCGGGGTTGGAGAGCTCGGTGACGTTGTCACCCGTCGACTCCTTGGACTCCCCTTACGTCCCCAACCCGACGTCCCCCGGGCTTTTCCCCCCCCCGGGGTTGGAGACCCCTTTTACTGTCACCTtaggggcacccatgggtgtcGGGCGATTAGCGGGGGGCCCCCCGCCCCGTTTAGGCTTGGGTTTGGGGACGGTGACCGTCCCCTTCGAGTGGCGGAGCCGGGTCCCCCCGGGAACCCCTTGTAACCCGGGCTTGGGGGGGGTACACCCCATTTTACACCCCCCCGCTCAAGGTTTCGCCCCTGCCTTGCTGCTGCCCCACGGCGCCGTGGGGTGCCCCCCACCCGCCGCCGAAGCCCTTCCCCGTGGCCCCCGACCCCTCTCCCCTGAAGATGGGGGGGGGCCCCACTCCGCCGCCCCCCATTTTTTCAAGGCGGGGGAGGAGTACCCcacggcggcggggggggcggtggggttcggaggcgggggggcagaggggaggtaTTTGGGGGTCCCCAGCGAGCACCCCTATTTGACGCCCTCCCCCGAGTCCCCCGAGCACTGGGCGAGCCCCTCTCCCCGTTCCCTCTCTGACTGGTCCGAGGCCACCCCCAGTCCTGCCGTGCTGGGGCCCCCCCAAACTCagctgccccccccgccgcccgaGCAGACCCCCAAAATGCAGGTCTTTGCCTGA